One genomic segment of Hordeum vulgare subsp. vulgare chromosome 2H, MorexV3_pseudomolecules_assembly, whole genome shotgun sequence includes these proteins:
- the LOC123427255 gene encoding uncharacterized protein LOC123427255 produces the protein MNWVGRKIHLYNVNIGLYMLDWWERYLFNTLMLCLLWYILRYLTGFFQSNLETILHGANYLLQGS, from the exons ATGAACTGGGTCGGGCGCAAGATCCACCTCTACAATGTCAACATCGGCCTCTACATGCTCGATTGGTGGGAGCGCTACCTCTTCA ATACGTTGATGCTTTGCCTTCTCTGGTACATTCTACGGTATCTCACTGGGTTctttcaaag taatctggagACCATCCTACATGGTGCGAACTATCTTCTACAAGGTAGTTAA